The Thalassospira sp. TSL5-1 sequence AAGCCATCCTGGGGTAATTTCCCGGGCTGGTCGTGTTTTGCTTTGCGGGTTAGCTCTTGCTGGCCCGCTTTGCATCTGCGATTGGTCCCAAAGGATCTGCCGTAGGGTTTGTTAACAGGAAACAGGAGTCTCACACAGTGGCTCGTATTGCTGGCGTAAATATCCCGACCGCGAAGCGCGTCGAGATTGCGCTTACCTACATCACCGGTATTGGTCCGGCGAAAGCTAAAGAAATTTGCTCGAAAGTTGGTATCGAAGCGCAGACTCGCGTTCACCAGCTGAGTGACGATCAGGTTCTTCGTGTTCGCGAAGTCATCGACGCCGATTACGTCGTTGAAGGTGACCTGCGTCGTGAAACCGCAATGAACATCAAACGTCTGATGGATCTGGGCTGCTACCGTGGCCTGCGTCATCGTCGTGGTCTCCCGGTGCGCGGTCAGCGTACCCACACCAATGCCCGCACCCGTAAGGGCCCGGCTAAGCCGATTGCTGGCAAGAAGAAGTAAGGTAGGGGAACGACAATGGCAAAAGCACCTCAGACTCGTGTGCGTCGCCGCGAGCGTAAGAATATTACGAACGGCATTGCGCATGTGAATGCAACGTTCAACAACACCATGATCACCATCACCGACGTTCAGGGCAATACCATTGCCTGGTCGACCGCTGGTGGCATGGGTTTCCGTGGTTCGCGTAAATCCACGCCTTATGCAGCACAGATTGCTGCAGAAGATGCGGGGAAGAAAGCTGCTGAACACGGCATGAAAACGCTTGAAGTCGAAGTCAAGGGCCCGGGTTCAGGGCGCGAATCGGCTTTGCGCGCCTTGCAGGCAGTCGGTTTCACCGTTACGTCGATCAAAGACGTAACGCCGATTCCGCACAATGGTTGCCGTCCGCGCAAGCGTCGTCGCGTCTAATCGCGCCGATCTGCGGACGACCCGCGTATAGGCCCGGGAGACCGGGCCTGTTCGCGTTTCTCGTTGGGGTGTATCTCACCCCACATTACCCTAGGCTCCAGTTGCGAAGGTGGGTCTCGTGATTCAGAAGAACTGGCAGGAACTGATTAAGCCGACGAAGCTTGATGTTACCCCGGGTACAGACGCCAGCCGCGTCGGTACGATCGTGGCTGAACCGCTGGAGCGCGGTTTTGGTCAGACCCTGGGCAACGCGCTGCGTCGCATTCTGCTGTCGTCACTCCAGGGTTCGGCAGTGACTGCAATCCAGATCGATGGCGTTTTACACGAATTCTCGTCGATTCCCGGGGTCCGGGAAGATGTTACCGACATCATCCTGAACATCAAGACCCTGGGTGTGCGTATGCACGCCGAAGGTCCGAAGAAAATGACCCTGAAGGCGACTGGCCCCGGTGCCGTCACCGCAGGTCAGATCGAAACCGGTGCGGATATCGAAATCCTCAATCCGGGTCTTGAGCTGTGCCACCTTGATGATGGCGCGACGCTCAATATCGAATTCACCGTTGAAAACGGCAAGGGCTATGTTGCTGCGACTGCGCACCGCTCTGCCGATGCGCCGATTGGCCTTATTCCGATCGATGCGATTTTCAGCCCGATCCGCAAGGTCGCTTACAAGGTTGAAAATACCCGTGTTGGCCAGGATACCGATTTTGACAAACTGTCGATTACCGTTGAAACCAACGGTTCGGTAACGCCGGAAGACTCGGTTGCCCTTGCTGCGCGCATTCTGCAGGACCAGTTGTCGCTGTTCGTGAACTTCGAAGAACCTGAAGCGGTTGTCGAAGAGAAGAAAGAAGACGAACTGCCGTTCAACAAAAACCTGCTGCGTAAGGTTGATGAACTTGAACTGTCTGTTCGTTCGGCAAACTGCCTGAAGAACGACAACATCATTTATATCGGTGATCTGGTTCAGAAGTCCGAGGCAGAAATGCTTCGTACGCCGAACTTCGGCCGTAAATCGCTCAACGAAATCAAGGATGTTCTGGCTCAGATGGGTCTGCATCTCGGGATGGAAGTTGGCGGTTGGCCGCCCGAAAATATCGAAGATCTGGCACGCAAGTTCGAAGACCCGTTCTAAGACGGGGCTTCGGCCTGCGGGTCGATATGGAACGCGTTCTGCGGTCCAGCACAGGGTGAATAACCCTACCGGGCAGAGTTGCCCACACCGTACGTGCATGACCTGTTTTCAGGGTGGCGTTACGGTTTCACAATCGGTTTCGCGCGCGAAGCCAAGCCAGAAGGAGAGTACCCATGCGTCACGGTATGCAAGGCCGTAAACTCAATCGGACGAAGTCCCATCGTAAGGCAATGTTTGCCAACATGGCTGTTTCGTTGATCACTCACGAACAGATCAAGACGACTCTTCCGAAGGCCAAAGATCTTCGCCCGTATGTCGAAAAACTGATTACGCTGGGCAAGCGGGGCGACCTGCATGCACGCCGTCAGGCTCTTTCGACCCTGCGTGACGAAGCGGCTGTTGCCAAGCTGTTCGGCGCTGTTGCTGAACGCTACAAGGAACGCAATGGTGGTTACACCCGCGTTCTTAAAGCTGGCTTCCGTTACGGCGATGCTGCTCCGGTTGCACTGATCGAACTCGTCGATCGTGACCCGGAAGCAAAAGGTGCGGCTGACCGCGCCCGCCTCGAAGCAGAGGGCGAAGCTGAAGGTTCGGACGAATAAGTCCAACGCCTTGGCCAAAGAAACGAGCGGGTGGTGCCTTGGCACCGCCCGTTTTTTTATGGCTTCTGCCGGGATAGCGGGGCAGAGGGCCGTGCGCCGTGCTTTGTGCGATGCGCTCGCAGGCACAGGCTTGTTCTGTTCTTCTTTACCACCCGGTTGGTGAATAACAGACAGGACAATGGTTGCAGGGGCGGGCATTTGGTCCTAAATCTGAAGGGTCCCAGGGGTTTTCATCATCCGTTCCCGCCTTTCCGGTTCTGTCGTTCGCACCCTACCTGTTTTGCATGTGTGACGTCTCGGCCAACAAACATGCTGTCTTGCAGTGCATTTAACCGGTAAAATCGGCATCGCGGGGTGAAACCCACCCATCTCAAGCATGGAAGAGAGAAACGTGCAGGCAAAAAAGATCGGAATGTTCTTACTGGCACTGTCAATGGGGATGACGGTGCTGGTTGGGGGGCTTCATCATCAGGCATCTGCATCAGAGCGCCGATTACCCACCAGCGATGCCGAAATAAAGATGTCGTTTTCACCCTTGGTCAAGCAAACAGCACCATCGGTGGTTAATATCTATACCAAAAAGGTTGTGACGTCGCGTCCGGCCAACCCTTTCATGAATGATCCGTTTTTCAACCAGTTCTTTGGCAACCGGTTTGGCGGTGCCTTTGGTGCGCCGCGCCAGCGGGTGGAACGGTCGCTGGGCTCCGGGGTGATTGTTTCGTCCGACGGCACAATTGTTACCAATCGGCATGTCATTGATGGTGCCAGCGAAATTCGTGTGGTGCTGCATGACCGGCGCGAGTTTGATGCCAAGTTGGTCGGCGCGGATGAACGCACTGACCTTGCGGTTCTGAAGTTGCAGGATGTTCACGATGCTTTGCCAACCCTGAAACTGGGCAATTCTGATGATGTTGAGGTTGGGGATCTGGTGCTGGCCATCGGAAACCCGTTTGGCGTGGGCCAAACCGTGACCAGCGGCATTGTTTCCGCCCTGGCGCGTGCCGGTGTGACCGGGCAGGATTATCAGTCTTTCATTCAAACCGATGCGGCCATTAACCCGGGAAATTCCGGTGGCGCCCTGATTGACATGAATGGCGATCTGATTGGCGTAAATTCTGCGATTTTTACCAAATCGGGCGGGTCGAACGGTATTGGTTTTGCCATTCCGGTTAATATGGTCAAGGTGGTGATGCGCGGGCTGATCAGTGGTGATTTGCGTCGCCCGTGGCTTGGTGCGTCGGGGCAAACCGTTACCGCCGATTTGGCGCGTTCGCTGGAGCTTGAGCGCCCGGGCGGCGTGTTGATCAATGCGATTCATCCAAACAGTCCGGCCCGCCGCGCCGGGTTGAAGGCGGGCGATGTTGTGGTTGCGGTCAACGGGCTGGAGGTTGACGACCCCAATAGCCTGCGCTTCCGTGTTGCCACGCTGGAACCAAAGGGTCAGGCGGTGCTGACGATTATCCGGGCTGGCCGCAAGCAGGATGTTTCGGTTCCGCTTGAAGTCGCCCCGGAAGTTCCGGCGCGTGATG is a genomic window containing:
- the rpsM gene encoding 30S ribosomal protein S13 translates to MARIAGVNIPTAKRVEIALTYITGIGPAKAKEICSKVGIEAQTRVHQLSDDQVLRVREVIDADYVVEGDLRRETAMNIKRLMDLGCYRGLRHRRGLPVRGQRTHTNARTRKGPAKPIAGKKK
- a CDS encoding DegQ family serine endoprotease, translated to MQAKKIGMFLLALSMGMTVLVGGLHHQASASERRLPTSDAEIKMSFSPLVKQTAPSVVNIYTKKVVTSRPANPFMNDPFFNQFFGNRFGGAFGAPRQRVERSLGSGVIVSSDGTIVTNRHVIDGASEIRVVLHDRREFDAKLVGADERTDLAVLKLQDVHDALPTLKLGNSDDVEVGDLVLAIGNPFGVGQTVTSGIVSALARAGVTGQDYQSFIQTDAAINPGNSGGALIDMNGDLIGVNSAIFTKSGGSNGIGFAIPVNMVKVVMRGLISGDLRRPWLGASGQTVTADLARSLELERPGGVLINAIHPNSPARRAGLKAGDVVVAVNGLEVDDPNSLRFRVATLEPKGQAVLTIIRAGRKQDVSVPLEVAPEVPARDETTIKTRSPFAGAKVANVNPALADELGIDTLTTGVIVLDVASNSLARQANLKPGDLITEVNKTRIGSVADLNAVLRKGEKGRNWSVAVKRDGKILTADYTL
- a CDS encoding DNA-directed RNA polymerase subunit alpha, coding for MIQKNWQELIKPTKLDVTPGTDASRVGTIVAEPLERGFGQTLGNALRRILLSSLQGSAVTAIQIDGVLHEFSSIPGVREDVTDIILNIKTLGVRMHAEGPKKMTLKATGPGAVTAGQIETGADIEILNPGLELCHLDDGATLNIEFTVENGKGYVAATAHRSADAPIGLIPIDAIFSPIRKVAYKVENTRVGQDTDFDKLSITVETNGSVTPEDSVALAARILQDQLSLFVNFEEPEAVVEEKKEDELPFNKNLLRKVDELELSVRSANCLKNDNIIYIGDLVQKSEAEMLRTPNFGRKSLNEIKDVLAQMGLHLGMEVGGWPPENIEDLARKFEDPF
- the rpsK gene encoding 30S ribosomal protein S11; the protein is MAKAPQTRVRRRERKNITNGIAHVNATFNNTMITITDVQGNTIAWSTAGGMGFRGSRKSTPYAAQIAAEDAGKKAAEHGMKTLEVEVKGPGSGRESALRALQAVGFTVTSIKDVTPIPHNGCRPRKRRRV
- the rplQ gene encoding 50S ribosomal protein L17, giving the protein MRHGMQGRKLNRTKSHRKAMFANMAVSLITHEQIKTTLPKAKDLRPYVEKLITLGKRGDLHARRQALSTLRDEAAVAKLFGAVAERYKERNGGYTRVLKAGFRYGDAAPVALIELVDRDPEAKGAADRARLEAEGEAEGSDE